A single region of the Nocardioides aquaticus genome encodes:
- a CDS encoding DNA methyltransferase: MPSTVKRPSLNEIRTRVAKFVVAYKDVKGEKQHTQQFWSDFLRCYGIDSTFLEGVVFEYPARRSDTGGQGFIDAFMPGRFLVEQKSEGKVVRPKDGAPSNAELQAYAYLTGGDITEAQRPRWVVTSDFATLQVTDTSKKREDITRTLTIATRDLIDHVEDFLFLTGEDTDGLIAADQAEASVAAAKLMGQLYAAMTGDDDTETDIEDAEAEDAETMEASIVLTRLLFLLFGDDANLWERGLFQRFVKTRTAPDGSDLGPMLALLFDVLNTPVRRRDKRTDEGALAFPYVNGALYAGQTKMQYFDRAMRDSLLACCDFDWSRISPAVFGSLFQTVKSKKARRGDGEHYTSEENILKTLRPLFLDDFRARLDVANTKPQLEQFHTDLLGYRYADTASGCGNFLVVAYREMRALELDLLVKLRTKQGTDLDTMLDPSDLLNVRLDQFYGIELNWWPAKISEVAMFLVDHQANQRMAKTLGLTPNRLPIDIAANITHTNALTKDWDDLLPGRGVTTYLFGNPPFLGHYTRTAAQGAELQAAWEVANVGHLDFVTAWHAKAIAYFADKRGEFALVTTNSITQGEPVPELFERIHAQGWRIKFGHRTFKWANESAAKEKAAVHCVIIGFTRTPATRNDKGRLFDYATPTSPPVERKVTTGINGYLVDAPPAYVTSRSKPLSTDLPVVSFGSMANDGGGLLISAADHATVVSDQVAAKYVRKFVGAKELINSLDRWCLWLVDLEPSDLAKSPVLRQRIEAVRQRRAASNRGTTKALAQTPHLFGEIRQPTVPYLCIPRHFAEDRPYATVSRFDADVIAGDANFTCPDPDGFGFGVISSAMFITWQKTVGGRLKSDPRFAGTTTWNTLPLPPVKDSVRQEVIAAGAAVLAERAKHPGRSLAGLYNPLAMDRDLLAAHRALDKVVDRAFGAGRRNLAEVDRQEVLFGRYAELTAAV; encoded by the coding sequence GTGCCCAGCACCGTCAAGCGCCCCTCCCTCAACGAGATTCGCACCCGCGTTGCCAAGTTCGTCGTCGCCTACAAGGACGTCAAGGGCGAGAAGCAGCACACGCAGCAGTTCTGGTCCGACTTCCTCCGCTGCTACGGCATCGACTCCACCTTCCTCGAGGGGGTCGTCTTCGAGTACCCGGCACGGCGCTCCGACACTGGCGGACAAGGGTTCATCGACGCGTTCATGCCCGGCCGCTTCCTCGTCGAGCAGAAGTCCGAAGGCAAGGTCGTCCGACCCAAGGACGGCGCCCCGTCGAACGCCGAACTGCAGGCGTACGCGTACCTCACCGGAGGTGACATCACCGAAGCACAGCGACCGCGGTGGGTCGTCACCTCCGACTTCGCCACCCTCCAGGTCACCGACACGTCCAAGAAGCGCGAAGACATCACCCGCACCCTCACCATCGCCACCCGCGACCTCATCGACCACGTCGAGGACTTCCTCTTCCTCACCGGAGAAGACACCGACGGGCTCATCGCAGCCGACCAGGCGGAGGCATCCGTTGCCGCCGCCAAGCTCATGGGGCAGCTCTACGCGGCCATGACCGGCGACGACGACACCGAAACCGACATCGAAGACGCCGAAGCTGAGGACGCCGAGACGATGGAGGCCTCCATCGTCCTGACCCGGCTCCTCTTCCTCCTCTTCGGAGACGACGCCAACTTGTGGGAGCGCGGACTGTTCCAGCGGTTCGTCAAGACCCGCACCGCCCCTGACGGGTCCGACCTCGGGCCCATGTTGGCCCTGCTCTTCGACGTCCTCAACACCCCGGTCCGTCGGCGCGACAAGCGCACCGACGAGGGCGCCCTGGCGTTCCCCTACGTCAACGGCGCGCTCTATGCCGGCCAGACCAAGATGCAGTACTTCGACCGGGCCATGCGCGACTCCCTCCTCGCCTGCTGCGACTTCGACTGGTCCCGCATCTCGCCAGCCGTGTTCGGGTCCCTCTTCCAGACCGTCAAGAGCAAGAAGGCCCGCCGAGGCGACGGCGAGCACTACACCTCAGAGGAGAACATCCTCAAGACGCTGAGGCCCCTGTTCCTTGACGACTTCCGGGCCCGGCTCGACGTTGCCAACACCAAGCCCCAGCTTGAGCAGTTCCACACCGACCTGCTCGGCTACCGGTACGCAGACACCGCGTCTGGGTGCGGGAACTTCCTCGTCGTCGCCTACCGCGAGATGCGGGCCCTCGAGCTCGACCTGCTGGTCAAGCTGCGCACCAAGCAGGGCACCGACCTCGACACCATGCTCGACCCATCCGACCTGCTCAACGTGCGCCTCGACCAGTTCTACGGGATCGAACTCAACTGGTGGCCGGCCAAGATCTCCGAGGTCGCCATGTTCCTCGTCGACCACCAGGCCAACCAGCGGATGGCGAAGACGCTCGGGCTGACCCCGAACCGGTTGCCGATCGACATCGCCGCCAACATCACCCACACCAACGCGCTCACGAAGGACTGGGACGACCTGCTGCCCGGACGGGGCGTCACGACCTACCTGTTTGGAAATCCACCGTTCTTGGGTCATTACACGCGCACAGCCGCCCAGGGTGCCGAGCTTCAGGCCGCATGGGAGGTCGCGAACGTGGGCCACCTCGACTTCGTGACCGCCTGGCATGCCAAGGCGATCGCGTACTTCGCCGACAAGCGCGGCGAGTTCGCCTTGGTCACCACCAACTCGATCACCCAGGGCGAACCGGTCCCGGAACTGTTCGAGCGCATCCACGCTCAGGGCTGGCGGATCAAGTTCGGCCACCGAACCTTCAAGTGGGCCAACGAGTCGGCTGCGAAGGAGAAGGCAGCCGTCCACTGCGTCATCATCGGGTTCACCAGGACTCCAGCCACGCGAAACGACAAGGGTCGGCTGTTCGATTACGCCACCCCAACGTCGCCGCCGGTCGAGCGCAAGGTCACGACCGGAATCAATGGCTACCTCGTGGACGCACCCCCCGCCTACGTGACGTCCCGTTCCAAGCCCCTGTCGACCGACCTGCCGGTGGTTTCGTTCGGCTCGATGGCCAACGATGGCGGCGGACTACTCATCTCGGCAGCCGACCATGCCACAGTCGTCTCAGACCAGGTCGCGGCCAAGTACGTACGCAAGTTCGTCGGTGCGAAGGAGCTCATCAACAGTCTCGACCGCTGGTGCCTGTGGTTGGTCGACCTGGAACCGTCCGATCTGGCCAAGTCCCCGGTGCTTCGACAGCGGATCGAGGCGGTGCGACAGCGGCGCGCCGCGAGCAACCGTGGAACTACCAAGGCCCTGGCCCAGACTCCGCACCTGTTCGGCGAGATCAGGCAGCCGACGGTGCCCTACCTGTGCATCCCTCGGCACTTCGCTGAGGACCGGCCCTACGCGACTGTCTCGCGTTTCGACGCAGACGTCATCGCGGGGGACGCGAACTTCACCTGCCCCGACCCCGATGGTTTCGGTTTCGGGGTCATCTCGTCGGCCATGTTCATCACCTGGCAGAAGACCGTGGGTGGTCGTCTGAAGTCAGATCCGAGGTTCGCCGGGACAACGACTTGGAACACGCTCCCGCTGCCACCGGTCAAGGACTCGGTCCGTCAAGAGGTCATCGCCGCCGGCGCAGCGGTACTCGCGGAGAGAGCCAAGCACCCCGGGCGAAGCTTGGCGGGCCTGTACAACCCGTTGGCCATGGACCGGGACCTGCTGGCCGCACACCGAGCCTTGGACAAGGTTGTTGACCGGGCATTCGGTGCCGGCCGTCGCAACTTGGCTGAGGTCGACCGGCAGGAAGTTTTGTTCGGGCGGTACGCCGAGCTCACCGCGGCTGTCTGA
- a CDS encoding helix-turn-helix domain-containing protein: MQRVHEAERQLLEAEQAYHQACVARRELIADLAASGHRVKYIAEALSVSPATVYEIVKLVKEGGKRRDSERELARSLRRRNEDLRARITELTSSQG, translated from the coding sequence ATGCAGCGGGTCCATGAGGCGGAGAGGCAGCTGCTCGAGGCTGAGCAGGCGTACCACCAGGCGTGTGTTGCACGCCGCGAGCTCATCGCCGACCTGGCCGCCTCTGGGCACCGGGTCAAGTACATCGCTGAGGCGCTGAGCGTGAGCCCGGCGACCGTGTACGAGATCGTCAAGCTGGTGAAGGAGGGCGGGAAACGTCGCGACTCCGAGCGCGAGCTGGCCCGTTCCCTGCGACGGCGCAACGAGGACCTTCGGGCCCGCATCACCGAGCTGACCAGCTCGCAGGGCTGA
- a CDS encoding DnaB-like helicase C-terminal domain-containing protein → MSGESMRSLDLADETHRQLTRMRATETAKEQLAQEQSGQTPYRTGRRTVQDVMVQAKEELAVRHEYGVVGFRTGIPDLDGALGATLQPGRVVGIAADTKMGKTVLAGNLAVNFAAQGAPLLVGSFEDNPTDTMFRWASSLASTNVGVIRDGFRTRSGEKMAIPADFDDATDKLAALGIEWIDRAGTIEQLAYEMRDWVATNARVQEHGYGIVILDQLSHIHPSQAAIFRQRFPGYPPPPTNGTRRDMMVWQVQLMTVVAKRLNVLIIIVMQLTLSHKAKHEKPSERDLRDAKEAAFEMDALLIPHRPEKLRNEARGQGEPEFIDNDGQRTWILAPICRQVGAFEVEVTWDGEHQRFLPLGASSRMPWEAPQGVDPVAIDGMRKLAENRARWAERAALRLQVANGGQVDALPEVKDMPRLSSPASSAPLSQLIEEHRPDGKF, encoded by the coding sequence ATGAGCGGCGAGAGCATGCGGTCCCTCGACCTCGCAGACGAGACCCACCGCCAGCTGACCCGGATGCGGGCCACCGAGACCGCGAAGGAGCAGCTCGCCCAGGAGCAGTCAGGCCAGACCCCGTACCGCACCGGTCGCCGCACCGTCCAGGACGTCATGGTGCAGGCGAAAGAAGAGCTGGCCGTTCGACACGAGTACGGCGTCGTCGGGTTCCGCACCGGCATCCCGGACCTCGACGGCGCCCTGGGCGCGACGCTGCAGCCCGGTCGGGTCGTCGGCATCGCAGCCGACACGAAGATGGGCAAGACCGTCCTCGCCGGCAACCTGGCGGTGAACTTCGCCGCCCAGGGAGCACCCCTGCTCGTCGGGTCCTTTGAGGACAACCCGACCGACACGATGTTCCGGTGGGCCTCCTCCCTGGCCTCGACCAACGTGGGCGTCATCCGCGACGGGTTCCGCACCCGGTCCGGCGAGAAGATGGCTATCCCGGCCGACTTCGACGACGCCACCGACAAGCTCGCCGCGCTCGGCATCGAGTGGATCGACCGTGCCGGGACCATCGAGCAGCTGGCCTACGAGATGCGGGACTGGGTCGCTACGAACGCCCGCGTACAGGAGCACGGCTACGGCATCGTCATCCTCGACCAGCTGTCACACATCCACCCCTCCCAGGCCGCCATCTTCCGGCAGCGGTTCCCCGGCTACCCGCCGCCGCCCACAAACGGCACGAGGAGGGACATGATGGTCTGGCAGGTGCAGCTGATGACCGTCGTTGCGAAGAGGCTGAACGTGCTCATCATCATCGTGATGCAGTTGACCCTGTCGCATAAGGCGAAGCACGAGAAGCCCTCCGAGCGTGACCTGCGCGATGCGAAGGAGGCAGCGTTCGAGATGGACGCACTCCTCATCCCCCACCGTCCCGAGAAGCTGCGCAACGAAGCCCGCGGTCAAGGTGAGCCCGAGTTCATCGACAACGACGGACAGCGCACCTGGATCTTGGCTCCCATCTGCCGTCAGGTCGGGGCGTTCGAGGTCGAGGTCACCTGGGACGGCGAGCACCAGCGGTTCCTGCCGTTGGGAGCGTCGTCTCGGATGCCGTGGGAGGCGCCGCAGGGTGTCGACCCGGTCGCCATCGACGGGATGCGCAAGCTGGCCGAGAACCGGGCCCGTTGGGCTGAGCGGGCCGCGTTGCGCTTGCAGGTGGCCAACGGCGGACAGGTCGACGCGCTCCCCGAGGTGAAGGATATGCCGCGCCTGTCGTCGCCGGCGAGCTCGGCGCCACTGTCGCAGCTCATCGAGGAGCACCGGCCGGACGGCAAGTTCTGA
- a CDS encoding HTH domain-containing protein: MTSPHTPQTAPVTTQHLLLEHLVAGGPTTATKAELANALDRSVRSVYYALSDLEAYGLIVVTRVRPTAECPSGQRIETSPAVTL, translated from the coding sequence ATGACCTCCCCCCACACCCCTCAGACCGCCCCGGTCACCACGCAGCACCTGCTCCTCGAGCACCTCGTCGCCGGCGGGCCCACCACCGCCACGAAGGCGGAGCTCGCCAACGCCCTCGACCGCTCCGTGCGCTCGGTCTACTACGCGCTGAGCGACCTTGAGGCGTACGGGCTCATCGTCGTGACCCGTGTCCGTCCCACCGCCGAGTGCCCGTCAGGTCAGCGCATCGAGACCTCCCCGGCGGTGACCCTGTGA
- a CDS encoding CHAP domain-containing protein: MATNTPTANRVIAEARKHVGFRETYSGGHWVNGNKFAAIAGHANGYAWCATFVCAIYKLAGVAGLITTPSAGVDQLSVGFKKAGRWSESPAIGAVVFYGTPADLNHTGIVASYIGDTITAIEGNTNDTGSREGNGVYVKTRPRRGSGTAVGYGYPAYPEGIVSADPAWADRGPKGPGAPSTPANGATVNITRALRAKTWKGQAAALRLVTKYGSEKAQKAAEAALKTGAAHAKAMDAPRAEERK; encoded by the coding sequence GTGGCCACCAACACCCCCACCGCCAACCGCGTCATCGCCGAAGCCCGCAAGCACGTCGGGTTCCGCGAGACCTACTCCGGAGGCCACTGGGTCAACGGTAACAAGTTCGCAGCCATCGCCGGCCACGCCAACGGGTACGCCTGGTGCGCGACCTTCGTGTGCGCCATCTACAAGCTCGCCGGCGTCGCAGGACTCATTACCACGCCCTCCGCCGGAGTCGACCAACTCTCCGTCGGGTTCAAGAAGGCCGGCCGCTGGTCCGAGTCCCCGGCCATCGGCGCGGTCGTCTTCTACGGCACCCCCGCCGACCTCAACCACACCGGCATCGTGGCCAGCTACATCGGCGACACCATCACCGCCATCGAGGGCAACACGAACGACACGGGCAGCCGTGAGGGCAACGGGGTCTACGTGAAGACCCGTCCCCGCCGGGGCTCCGGGACCGCCGTCGGGTACGGCTACCCCGCCTACCCCGAGGGCATCGTGTCCGCTGACCCTGCCTGGGCCGACCGCGGTCCGAAGGGCCCCGGCGCCCCGTCTACCCCTGCCAACGGCGCGACCGTCAACATCACCCGGGCCCTCCGCGCGAAGACCTGGAAGGGCCAGGCGGCGGCTCTCCGACTCGTCACTAAGTACGGCTCGGAGAAGGCGCAGAAGGCCGCCGAGGCGGCGCTGAAGACCGGTGCCGCCCACGCCAAGGCCATGGACGCTCCGCGGGCCGAAGAGCGCAAGTGA
- a CDS encoding thermonuclease family protein, with amino-acid sequence MRIRFVPMFIALAVALTGLLGFTTATAQAADKDCGDFATQKAAQTFYINHGGPQSDPHGLDAEGDGVACEGNPCPCSTDQGGGGGGGDNGGGGNPEPKPKRAAAKIIRVVDGDTAKVKYIGGGKATVRFLGIDTPEVFGGEECGGPEASEALKNRLPRGTRVVLISDTSQDLKDRYGRQLRYVEKKGTDVGRAMIFDGKGEVYVYQGNPFNRVKAYRKAQDSAKDADRGIWGAC; translated from the coding sequence ATGCGCATCCGCTTCGTCCCCATGTTCATCGCCCTGGCCGTCGCCCTTACCGGCCTGCTGGGGTTCACCACCGCAACCGCTCAGGCTGCCGACAAGGACTGCGGCGACTTCGCCACGCAGAAGGCAGCCCAGACGTTCTACATCAACCACGGTGGTCCCCAGAGTGACCCGCACGGCCTTGACGCCGAGGGCGACGGGGTGGCCTGCGAGGGCAACCCCTGCCCCTGCTCCACCGACCAGGGTGGGGGCGGCGGTGGCGGCGACAACGGCGGCGGCGGCAACCCCGAGCCCAAGCCCAAGCGAGCAGCGGCCAAGATCATTCGCGTCGTCGACGGCGACACCGCGAAGGTGAAGTACATCGGCGGCGGCAAGGCGACCGTCCGGTTCCTCGGCATCGACACCCCCGAGGTGTTCGGCGGCGAGGAGTGCGGTGGACCTGAGGCCTCGGAAGCTCTGAAGAACCGCCTCCCGCGCGGCACCCGCGTCGTGCTGATCTCGGACACCAGCCAGGACCTGAAGGACCGCTACGGCCGCCAGCTGCGCTACGTGGAGAAGAAGGGCACGGACGTTGGCCGCGCGATGATTTTCGACGGCAAGGGCGAGGTCTACGTCTACCAGGGCAACCCGTTCAACCGGGTCAAGGCCTACCGCAAGGCCCAGGACAGCGCGAAGGACGCCGACCGCGGCATCTGGGGCGCCTGTTGA
- a CDS encoding helix-turn-helix domain-containing protein, with product MTSPPTRGTRRPRNAPSVRAASLEQARQVLQQDRAEAAARRAERIPGAPPDGQVWFSVAETAVLIGVSRSRIGQWVQAGRLPATRRRRLWWIRRQDAEVAANARRFRQAWGRDPVDLGRG from the coding sequence ATGACCAGCCCGCCAACGCGCGGCACCCGTCGCCCTCGCAACGCTCCCTCGGTCAGGGCTGCCTCGCTCGAGCAGGCCCGGCAGGTGCTGCAGCAGGATCGAGCCGAGGCCGCCGCACGTCGGGCCGAGAGAATCCCAGGCGCACCACCTGACGGGCAGGTGTGGTTCAGCGTGGCCGAGACAGCTGTCCTCATCGGTGTCAGCCGCTCCCGGATCGGTCAGTGGGTCCAAGCCGGCCGCCTGCCCGCGACTCGACGGCGGCGCCTGTGGTGGATCCGCCGACAGGACGCCGAGGTCGCAGCGAACGCCCGCAGGTTCCGCCAAGCTTGGGGTCGCGATCCGGTCGATCTCGGAAGGGGCTGA
- a CDS encoding HAD family hydrolase, with amino-acid sequence MHQASEGILSTSKSDVSAGRRRDDEVRRPAAVLWDMDGTLIDSEPIWIAQQFALVEHHGGTWSHRQGLELVGSDMHETADAMRAAGVVLDATSIIATLEAGVIEALAQDVPWRPGVLDLLCDVRSSGIPAAIVTTSAHEMADLVARSAPEGTFTCIVGSQDVRRSKPHPDPYLEAARLLDVSIADCVAIEDSPNGLASAVASGAVAIAVPNDAHLPTPGSWHVWPTLQGRTVADVEGLMRGR; translated from the coding sequence TTGCACCAAGCTTCGGAGGGCATCCTGAGTACCAGCAAGTCGGATGTTTCCGCAGGTCGGCGCCGCGATGACGAGGTACGTCGGCCGGCGGCCGTCCTGTGGGACATGGACGGCACGCTGATCGATTCGGAGCCGATCTGGATAGCGCAGCAGTTCGCCCTGGTCGAGCACCACGGCGGGACGTGGTCGCACCGACAAGGTCTCGAGCTCGTCGGTTCCGACATGCACGAGACCGCGGACGCGATGCGCGCCGCCGGTGTCGTCCTGGATGCGACGTCGATCATCGCGACACTCGAAGCCGGAGTCATCGAAGCGCTGGCCCAGGATGTGCCCTGGCGACCAGGTGTCCTCGACCTGCTGTGCGACGTCAGGAGCAGTGGGATCCCCGCCGCGATCGTGACGACCTCGGCGCACGAGATGGCGGACCTCGTGGCACGCAGTGCGCCCGAGGGCACGTTCACCTGCATCGTCGGCTCCCAGGACGTCCGGCGCTCCAAGCCGCACCCGGACCCCTACCTCGAGGCAGCACGACTCCTCGACGTCAGCATCGCCGACTGTGTCGCCATCGAGGACTCGCCCAACGGCCTGGCCTCGGCCGTGGCCTCGGGAGCCGTCGCGATCGCGGTGCCGAACGACGCCCACCTCCCGACGCCGGGGAGCTGGCACGTCTGGCCGACCCTCCAGGGCCGGACCGTCGCCGACGTGGAAGGCCTGATGCGCGGCAGGTGA
- a CDS encoding Re/Si-specific NAD(P)(+) transhydrogenase subunit alpha yields MIIGILNEARGGETRVAGTPATVATLIALGYDVVVDAGAGAGSSLSDEAFVAAGATVGTATDADVVLGVNPPSTAQLDALKPGATLVSMLAPGLDPGLVADLAGRPITALAVDAVPRISRAQSLDVLSSMANIAGYRAVIEAAHVFGRFFTGQVTAAGKVPPAKVLVCGAGVAGLAAIGSAGGMGAVVRATDPRPEVADQVRSLGGEYLAVEAADVEVSATGYAKEMSQDYAARAAALYAAQASDVDIIITTALIPGRPAPLLIDAAMVASMKPGSVIVDMAAANGGNVEGVVAGKTVVTANGVTIIGYTDLAGRLPAQASQLYGTNLVNLMKLLTPGKDGQLVLDLDDVVQRGITVVHDGELAWPPPPVEVSAAPAPTAPQPDSPVKQPVSTRRRVGTVAVAGVLLFLLAALAPSALLGHLTVFVLAIVIGYYVIGHVHHALHTPLMSVTNAISGIIVVGALLQIGHGSTVITVLAAVAITLASINIFGGFAVTRRMLAMFSRS; encoded by the coding sequence GTGATCATCGGCATCCTCAACGAGGCGCGTGGTGGCGAGACGCGAGTGGCCGGGACCCCCGCCACCGTCGCCACGTTGATAGCCCTGGGATACGACGTGGTGGTCGACGCGGGCGCGGGTGCCGGGTCCAGCCTCAGCGATGAGGCGTTCGTTGCTGCCGGCGCAACGGTCGGCACGGCGACGGATGCCGATGTGGTCCTCGGGGTGAATCCACCCTCCACGGCCCAGCTGGATGCGCTCAAGCCTGGAGCCACGCTGGTGAGCATGCTCGCCCCAGGTCTGGACCCCGGCCTGGTGGCCGACCTCGCTGGTCGTCCGATCACGGCACTGGCAGTGGATGCGGTGCCGCGGATCTCGCGAGCGCAGTCGCTGGACGTGCTCAGCTCGATGGCCAACATCGCCGGCTACCGAGCCGTGATCGAGGCGGCCCATGTCTTCGGCCGGTTCTTCACCGGTCAGGTGACCGCCGCGGGGAAGGTGCCCCCGGCCAAGGTGCTGGTGTGCGGTGCCGGCGTCGCGGGTCTGGCCGCGATCGGTTCGGCGGGGGGCATGGGCGCCGTCGTCCGGGCCACCGATCCTCGACCCGAGGTCGCCGACCAGGTGCGCTCCCTGGGCGGGGAGTACCTCGCGGTCGAGGCCGCCGACGTCGAGGTGTCCGCGACCGGGTACGCCAAGGAGATGTCGCAGGACTACGCCGCGCGCGCGGCCGCGCTCTACGCAGCGCAGGCCAGCGACGTCGACATCATCATCACGACCGCCCTGATCCCGGGTCGTCCGGCGCCTCTCCTCATCGATGCCGCGATGGTGGCGTCGATGAAGCCCGGCAGCGTCATCGTCGACATGGCCGCGGCCAACGGCGGCAACGTCGAGGGTGTGGTCGCCGGCAAGACGGTCGTGACCGCCAACGGGGTCACCATCATCGGCTACACCGACCTGGCCGGTCGGCTGCCGGCCCAGGCCTCGCAGCTCTACGGCACCAACCTGGTCAACCTGATGAAGCTGCTCACCCCCGGCAAGGACGGTCAGCTGGTCCTCGACCTCGACGACGTCGTCCAACGCGGCATCACCGTGGTCCACGACGGCGAGCTGGCCTGGCCCCCGCCGCCCGTGGAGGTCTCGGCCGCCCCGGCGCCGACGGCCCCCCAGCCGGACTCACCGGTCAAGCAGCCGGTCTCCACCCGTCGCCGCGTCGGCACGGTGGCGGTCGCAGGCGTCCTGCTGTTCCTGCTCGCGGCGCTGGCGCCGAGCGCCCTGCTGGGCCATCTCACGGTGTTCGTTCTCGCCATCGTCATCGGCTACTACGTGATCGGGCACGTGCACCACGCGCTCCACACCCCGCTGATGTCGGTGACCAATGCGATCTCCGGGATCATCGTGGTCGGTGCCCTGCTGCAGATCGGGCACGGCTCCACGGTGATCACCGTGCTGGCCGCCGTCGCGATCACGCTCGCCAGCATCAACATCTTCGGCGGCTTCGCCGTGACCCGCCGCATGCTCGCGATGTTCTCGCGCAGCTGA
- the pntB gene encoding Re/Si-specific NAD(P)(+) transhydrogenase subunit beta — MTAETAAQAAYIVAALLFILALAGLSKHETARLGNSFAMAGMAVALLATVALAVEQDLSVPGLGLLVVAMLLGGAVGLRRAKVVEMTGMPELIALLHSFVGLAAVLVGWNGYLLVEADPDGPEAALLDAVGTLGIHHAEVMIGVFIGAVTFTGSIIAFLKLSARIGSNPLVLPGKNLLNLTALGLVGVLTVWFVIDPQLWLLIAVTLVALLLGLHLVASIGGGDMPVVVSMLNSYSGWAAAAAGFLLENNLLIITGALVGSSGAYLSFIMCKAMNRSFLSVIAGGFGIEAGPGDDRDYGEHREINAEGVAQLLAEADRVIITPGYGMAVAQAQHGVAELTRRLRDRGVDVRFGIHPVAGRLPGHMNVLLAEAKVPYDIVLELDEINDDFADTAVVLVIGANDTVNPAANDDPTSPIAGMPVLTVWDADDVVIFKRSMASGYAGVQNPLFFRGNSAMIFGDAKERVEDILRVL; from the coding sequence ATGACTGCCGAAACCGCTGCCCAGGCGGCGTACATCGTCGCTGCCCTCCTGTTCATCCTGGCGTTGGCCGGTCTCTCCAAGCACGAGACGGCCCGCCTGGGGAACTCGTTCGCGATGGCCGGCATGGCTGTCGCCCTCCTGGCCACCGTCGCTCTGGCGGTCGAGCAGGACCTCTCGGTCCCGGGCCTGGGGCTCCTGGTCGTGGCGATGCTCCTCGGCGGCGCCGTCGGGCTCCGTCGCGCCAAGGTGGTCGAGATGACCGGGATGCCCGAGCTGATCGCCCTGCTGCACAGCTTCGTGGGCCTGGCCGCCGTGCTGGTCGGATGGAACGGCTACCTCCTGGTGGAGGCCGACCCCGACGGCCCCGAGGCGGCGTTGCTCGACGCCGTGGGCACCCTCGGCATCCACCACGCCGAGGTGATGATCGGAGTCTTCATCGGTGCCGTCACCTTCACCGGCTCGATCATCGCCTTCCTGAAGCTCTCGGCCCGGATCGGCTCCAACCCGTTGGTGCTGCCGGGCAAGAACCTGCTGAACCTGACGGCGTTGGGGCTCGTGGGGGTCCTGACCGTGTGGTTCGTGATCGACCCCCAGCTGTGGTTGCTGATCGCCGTCACCCTGGTGGCCCTGCTGCTCGGCCTCCACCTGGTGGCCTCGATCGGCGGCGGCGACATGCCCGTGGTCGTCTCCATGCTCAACAGCTACTCGGGCTGGGCAGCTGCGGCCGCCGGCTTCCTGCTGGAGAACAACCTGTTGATCATCACCGGTGCCCTGGTCGGCTCCTCGGGTGCCTACCTCTCCTTCATCATGTGCAAGGCGATGAACCGATCCTTCCTCTCCGTCATCGCCGGTGGGTTCGGCATCGAGGCCGGTCCCGGGGACGACAGGGACTACGGCGAGCACCGCGAGATCAACGCCGAGGGGGTGGCTCAGCTCCTGGCTGAGGCTGACCGCGTCATCATCACCCCGGGTTACGGAATGGCGGTCGCACAGGCCCAGCACGGGGTCGCCGAGCTGACGCGCAGGCTCCGCGACCGCGGCGTCGACGTCCGCTTCGGCATCCACCCGGTCGCGGGCCGGCTGCCCGGCCACATGAACGTGCTCCTGGCCGAGGCCAAGGTGCCCTACGACATCGTGCTCGAGCTGGACGAGATCAACGACGACTTCGCCGACACCGCCGTCGTTCTCGTCATCGGCGCGAACGACACCGTGAACCCTGCCGCGAACGACGACCCCACCAGCCCCATCGCCGGCATGCCGGTCCTCACCGTGTGGGACGCCGACGACGTCGTCATCTTCAAGCGCTCGATGGCCTCCGGCTACGCCGGCGTGCAGAACCCGCTGTTCTTCCGCGGGAACTCCGCGATGATCTTCGGAGACGCAAAAGAGCGGGTCGAGGACATCCTGCGCGTCCTCTAG
- a CDS encoding WYL domain-containing protein, producing the protein MGPSTHDRRRLFSVERVTPRTPGGPRFTRRDVPGGDVGEFVSARFKGSDINAWPCRGTVILHAPARDVLPFAGDGTERALGERRCSLEVGSWSWGALAASFGRFAVSMEVVSPPQFNEAFAELAGRYAGTARTHDAGP; encoded by the coding sequence CTGGGCCCGTCGACGCATGACCGAAGGCGGCTCTTCAGCGTCGAGCGCGTCACCCCACGCACTCCCGGCGGCCCGCGCTTCACGCGGCGAGACGTCCCGGGCGGCGACGTGGGGGAGTTCGTCTCCGCACGCTTCAAGGGGTCGGACATCAACGCATGGCCGTGTCGGGGCACGGTGATCCTCCACGCACCCGCGCGAGATGTCCTGCCCTTCGCCGGGGACGGAACCGAACGAGCGCTGGGCGAGCGTCGATGCAGCCTCGAGGTCGGCTCGTGGTCCTGGGGCGCGCTGGCCGCCTCCTTCGGACGCTTCGCGGTCTCGATGGAAGTCGTCTCGCCTCCACAGTTCAACGAAGCCTTCGCAGAGCTGGCGGGGCGGTACGCAGGGACCGCACGCACCCACGATGCCGGCCCGTGA